A stretch of the Flavobacterium sp. 5 genome encodes the following:
- the mscL gene encoding large conductance mechanosensitive channel protein MscL — MGMLSEFKAFAMKGNVVDLAIGVIIGGAFGKIISSLIEDVITPLLLKPALSAANLSKIEELTVFGGVKYGMFISAVINFIIIAFVLFLIIKGINAAKKKEAVVEAPPAGPTQEELLIQIRDLLKSNKSI; from the coding sequence ATGGGAATGCTTTCAGAATTTAAAGCCTTTGCAATGAAAGGCAACGTAGTTGATCTTGCTATAGGGGTTATCATCGGTGGTGCTTTCGGAAAAATCATAAGCTCATTAATTGAAGATGTAATTACTCCTCTTTTATTAAAGCCAGCATTGTCAGCCGCTAATTTGTCAAAAATAGAAGAGCTTACTGTTTTTGGTGGTGTAAAATACGGAATGTTTATTTCAGCCGTGATTAATTTTATCATCATTGCTTTTGTATTATTCCTTATTATCAAAGGAATTAACGCAGCTAAAAAGAAAGAAGCAGTTGTTGAAGCTCCGCCAGCAGGACCTACACAGGAAGAATTACTTATACAGATTCGTGATTTATTGAAAAGCAATAAAAGTATCTAA
- a CDS encoding aspartate-semialdehyde dehydrogenase yields the protein MKIAVVGATGMVGEIMLKVLEERNFPYTELILVASERSVGKVIEFKGQKHTVVGLQTAVDMKADIALFSAGGETSLLWAPKFAEAGTTVIDNSSAWRMDPTKKLVVPEINADQLTKEDKIIANPNCSTIQMVLALAPLHKKYNVKRVIVSTYQSITGTGVKAVQQFENEVAGIEGDMVYKYKINRNCIPQCDSFEDNGYTKEEMKLVKETKKILSDDSIKVTATAVRVPVVGGHSEAVNVEFSNDFDVNDVRTILSQTAGIVVQDNLDTFTYPMPRYAEGKNDVFVGRIRRDESQDNTLNMWIVADNLRKGAATNTIQIAEYLIASKLV from the coding sequence ATGAAAATAGCAGTTGTAGGTGCTACCGGAATGGTTGGCGAAATCATGTTGAAAGTATTAGAAGAAAGAAATTTTCCATACACAGAATTAATATTAGTTGCTTCTGAAAGATCAGTGGGAAAAGTAATTGAATTCAAAGGGCAAAAACATACTGTAGTAGGATTACAAACTGCTGTGGATATGAAAGCAGATATTGCTTTGTTCTCTGCTGGAGGAGAAACCTCATTACTATGGGCTCCAAAATTTGCTGAAGCAGGAACTACAGTTATTGACAATTCATCTGCTTGGAGAATGGATCCAACCAAAAAATTAGTGGTTCCAGAAATCAATGCTGACCAATTAACAAAAGAAGATAAAATTATTGCTAATCCAAACTGTTCGACTATTCAAATGGTATTGGCTTTGGCTCCGTTACACAAAAAATACAATGTAAAACGTGTAATTGTTTCAACTTACCAATCTATCACTGGGACTGGTGTAAAAGCGGTTCAGCAATTCGAAAATGAAGTGGCTGGAATAGAAGGCGACATGGTTTACAAATACAAAATCAACAGAAACTGTATTCCACAATGTGATAGCTTTGAAGATAATGGATACACTAAAGAAGAGATGAAATTGGTTAAAGAAACCAAAAAAATCTTAAGCGATGATAGTATCAAAGTTACTGCTACTGCTGTTCGTGTACCTGTTGTTGGTGGACATAGTGAAGCAGTAAATGTTGAATTCAGTAATGATTTTGATGTAAACGATGTAAGAACTATTTTGAGTCAAACTGCTGGTATTGTAGTTCAAGATAATTTAGACACTTTTACATACCCAATGCCAAGATATGCTGAAGGCAAAAATGATGTTTTCGTAGGTAGAATTCGTCGTGACGAAAGCCAGGATAACACATTGAATATGTGGATTGTTGCTGATAACTTAAGAAAAGGTGCTGCAACAAATACGATTCAAATTGCTGAATACTTAATAGCTTCAAAATTGGTTTAA
- a CDS encoding S9 family peptidase → MKKTLFLMLTMMGLTASAQNVMTPELLWKLGRISPLGISKDGKNIVYKVSTPSIEENKSSSKYYTVAITGGTAVEITDTKEILADKNVSADGKYLVYNEEVKIDKVLGKDYYPDLDKSNVQIYNGLDYRHWDTWNEGKFNHVFYKENKEGAKGIDILKGENFDSPQKPFGGDEDYIWSPDSKSIVYVSKKKAGTQYALSTDTNIFEYNLESGKTVNRSEGNLGYDTAPQFSPSGDLTWLQMKRDGYESDKNDLVVSFKGMTMNLTANWDGTVEQFMWAKDGRKIYFIAPIDGTRQLFEVNFPGMTKIAVQVRQVSNGDFDVSDMIGISGDDFIVTRTDMNHAAEIFSYNLKKNTWKQLSNVNTITYASLQMGKVERRYVTTTDGKKMMVWVALPPNFDASKKYPTLLFCQGGPQSPLTQSYSFRWNFQLMAANGYIVVAPNRRGMQGHGVEWNEQISKDWGGQVMNDYLSAIDDVAKESYVDKTRLGCIGASYGGYSVFYLAGIHNNRFKTFIAHDGVFNTQSMFGTTEEVFFNNWDFGGPYWEKGNAVAQKAYNEFNPINHVQNWNTPILIIQGGIDFRVPIGQGQEAFQAAQMRGIKSRLLYFPEENHWVLHPQNAQVWQKEFYKWLKETL, encoded by the coding sequence ATGAAAAAAACACTCTTTTTAATGCTAACAATGATGGGTTTAACGGCAAGTGCTCAAAATGTAATGACTCCAGAATTACTTTGGAAATTAGGACGAATTTCTCCCTTAGGAATTTCTAAAGATGGCAAAAATATTGTCTATAAAGTATCAACTCCTTCAATCGAAGAAAACAAATCCAGTTCTAAATATTATACGGTTGCAATTACTGGTGGTACAGCAGTTGAAATTACGGATACAAAAGAAATTCTAGCAGATAAAAATGTCTCTGCAGATGGAAAATATTTGGTTTATAATGAAGAAGTAAAAATCGATAAGGTATTAGGAAAAGACTATTACCCTGATTTGGACAAATCCAATGTTCAAATTTATAATGGTTTGGATTATCGCCATTGGGACACTTGGAACGAGGGTAAATTCAATCACGTTTTTTACAAAGAGAATAAAGAAGGAGCTAAAGGAATTGATATCCTAAAAGGAGAAAATTTTGATAGTCCGCAAAAACCTTTTGGTGGTGATGAAGATTATATTTGGTCACCAGACAGCAAAAGTATTGTATATGTATCCAAGAAAAAAGCTGGAACACAATACGCTCTTTCTACAGACACTAATATATTTGAATACAATCTGGAATCTGGAAAAACGGTAAATAGATCTGAAGGAAATTTGGGTTATGATACTGCTCCTCAATTTTCACCATCTGGAGATTTGACTTGGTTGCAAATGAAACGTGACGGATATGAATCAGATAAAAATGATTTAGTGGTTAGTTTCAAAGGAATGACAATGAATCTAACAGCCAATTGGGATGGAACTGTAGAACAATTTATGTGGGCTAAAGACGGGCGAAAAATTTATTTTATAGCTCCAATTGATGGAACAAGACAATTGTTTGAAGTGAATTTTCCAGGAATGACCAAAATAGCTGTTCAAGTTCGCCAAGTATCAAATGGTGATTTTGATGTGAGTGATATGATTGGTATTTCGGGTGATGATTTCATCGTTACAAGAACCGATATGAATCATGCAGCAGAAATTTTCTCTTATAATTTGAAGAAAAACACTTGGAAACAATTATCTAACGTGAATACAATAACTTATGCTTCATTACAAATGGGGAAAGTTGAAAGACGTTACGTTACTACTACCGATGGTAAAAAAATGATGGTTTGGGTAGCTTTACCTCCTAATTTTGATGCTTCCAAAAAATACCCAACATTATTGTTTTGTCAAGGTGGACCACAATCTCCATTGACTCAATCGTACTCTTTTAGATGGAATTTTCAGTTAATGGCTGCTAACGGATATATTGTTGTTGCACCAAATCGTCGTGGAATGCAAGGTCATGGTGTAGAATGGAATGAGCAAATTAGTAAAGATTGGGGTGGACAAGTAATGAACGATTATCTTTCGGCAATTGATGATGTGGCCAAAGAAAGCTATGTAGATAAAACTCGTTTAGGATGCATTGGCGCTAGCTATGGAGGATATTCAGTATTTTATTTAGCGGGTATTCATAATAATAGATTCAAAACATTTATTGCTCATGACGGAGTTTTCAATACACAAAGTATGTTTGGAACCACCGAAGAAGTTTTCTTTAATAATTGGGATTTTGGTGGTCCTTACTGGGAAAAAGGCAATGCTGTAGCACAAAAAGCGTACAATGAGTTTAACCCAATCAATCACGTGCAAAACTGGAATACACCTATTTTGATTATTCAAGGTGGAATTGATTTTAGAGTACCAATAGGACAAGGACAAGAAGCTTTTCAAGCGGCTCAGATGAGAGGAATAAAAAGCAGATTGTTATATTTCCCAG
- a CDS encoding TonB-dependent receptor: MKKYIVALLLGLSSFLQAQNSISGKVTNSQNNPLAGVIVDAPELHKSTKTDENGLYTLTQLPNGDVTLAFSFVGFASQNQRVVKVQNTPILDVVLEEMAFQMDEVIVSTPFSKLQSQNVMKVDRQSIKSMHEKGSATLIEGLATIPGVSQVSTGTSIGKPVIRGLSGNRVLVYSQGVRIENQQFGDEHGLGLNDAGVENVEVIKGPASLLYGSDALGGVLFFNPEKFAAANTFQGDFGQRLFSNTLGSNTTLGLKASTDNWKYLIRGAYTTQSDYKIPDGDRVTNTRYQEMDFKAGIGYSNAKFSSVLRYNYNNLDLGIPEEGIADQTTSKKTAFPKQGVYNNLFSLNNTLFFSNSKMDVNLGYIRNDRNEFEDSNVAVLHMILNTFDYNVKYYLPTLGKFETIVGVQGMSQQNKNLGEEYLIPNAVTNDFGIFGTGIYSWGSNSLQAGIRFDNRHLVSDEHGIIDEEGYFEALDKKYDSFNASLGYKTDLATDLTFRLNAATGFRAPNLAELSSNGIHEGTFRYEVGNPNLKTEQNLQTDLDLEYKISHFEFSVSGFYNHINDYIYAAPSGEELDGVKVYDYIQNNANLYGGEVALHIHPHPLDWLHFETSFSTVTGKLQSGGFLPQIPANNWNNTLKTDFILGKWLEDGFATLNVSTTFSQNNVSGYDISSDGYTLLNMGFGGKVKFGKTAFDINLNGNNLLNKTYVPHLSRLATAGIPNIGINGVLGIAFKF; this comes from the coding sequence ATGAAAAAATATATAGTAGCTCTATTACTAGGGCTTAGCAGTTTTTTACAAGCACAAAATTCAATCTCTGGAAAAGTAACTAATTCTCAAAATAACCCTTTAGCGGGAGTTATAGTTGATGCTCCAGAACTACATAAATCCACAAAAACAGATGAAAATGGGTTGTATACTTTGACTCAATTGCCTAATGGCGATGTAACTCTTGCGTTTTCATTCGTGGGATTTGCATCTCAAAACCAACGAGTAGTAAAAGTTCAAAATACACCAATACTTGATGTGGTTTTAGAAGAAATGGCTTTTCAAATGGATGAAGTTATAGTGTCTACCCCTTTCTCAAAATTACAATCACAAAATGTAATGAAAGTTGATAGACAAAGTATCAAATCGATGCACGAAAAAGGAAGTGCAACTTTAATAGAAGGATTAGCTACTATTCCTGGAGTCTCTCAAGTTTCTACAGGAACTTCTATTGGTAAACCAGTAATTCGAGGGCTAAGCGGTAACCGAGTTTTGGTCTACAGCCAAGGTGTTCGAATAGAAAATCAGCAGTTTGGTGATGAACATGGTTTGGGCTTAAATGATGCTGGTGTAGAAAATGTCGAAGTAATCAAAGGACCTGCTTCTTTATTGTACGGTTCTGATGCGTTAGGTGGTGTTTTATTTTTTAATCCCGAAAAATTTGCTGCTGCCAATACTTTTCAAGGAGATTTTGGACAAAGATTATTTTCGAATACTCTTGGAAGTAATACTACTTTGGGTTTAAAAGCATCTACCGATAATTGGAAATATTTAATTCGTGGAGCATACACAACTCAATCTGATTATAAAATTCCAGACGGAGATCGTGTTACTAATACTCGTTATCAAGAAATGGATTTCAAAGCTGGAATTGGGTATAGTAATGCCAAATTCTCCAGTGTTTTGAGATATAATTACAACAATTTAGATCTTGGAATTCCAGAAGAAGGTATTGCAGATCAAACGACTTCCAAGAAAACGGCTTTTCCAAAACAAGGGGTTTATAATAATTTATTCTCTTTGAATAATACTTTGTTTTTTAGTAATTCTAAAATGGATGTAAATTTGGGTTACATCAGAAATGATCGTAATGAGTTTGAAGACAGTAATGTTGCCGTTTTACACATGATTTTGAATACTTTCGATTATAACGTCAAATATTATTTGCCTACTTTAGGGAAGTTTGAAACTATTGTTGGTGTTCAAGGAATGTCTCAACAAAATAAAAATCTTGGTGAAGAATATTTAATTCCAAATGCTGTAACCAATGATTTTGGAATATTTGGAACAGGAATTTATAGTTGGGGTTCTAATTCATTACAAGCAGGAATTCGTTTTGATAACAGACATTTAGTTTCTGATGAGCATGGAATTATTGATGAAGAAGGTTATTTTGAAGCTCTTGATAAAAAATACGATAGTTTCAATGCTTCATTGGGTTATAAAACCGATTTAGCAACTGATTTAACTTTTCGTTTGAATGCTGCAACTGGTTTCAGAGCACCAAACTTAGCTGAGTTATCGTCTAATGGTATTCATGAAGGTACTTTTCGATATGAAGTTGGGAATCCTAATTTGAAAACGGAGCAAAACCTACAAACTGATTTAGATTTAGAATATAAAATCAGTCATTTTGAGTTTAGCGTAAGTGGTTTTTACAATCATATCAACGATTATATTTATGCTGCTCCTTCTGGAGAAGAACTTGATGGAGTGAAAGTATATGATTACATTCAAAACAATGCAAATTTATATGGTGGAGAAGTTGCCTTGCATATTCATCCGCATCCTTTGGATTGGTTGCATTTTGAAACAAGCTTTTCTACAGTAACTGGAAAATTACAAAGTGGAGGCTTTTTGCCTCAAATTCCAGCAAACAATTGGAATAATACTTTAAAAACAGATTTTATCCTTGGCAAATGGCTTGAAGATGGATTCGCAACTTTGAATGTTTCAACCACTTTTAGCCAAAATAATGTAAGTGGTTATGATATTTCTTCAGATGGTTATACATTACTAAATATGGGTTTTGGTGGAAAAGTAAAATTTGGAAAAACCGCTTTTGATATCAACTTGAACGGAAATAATTTACTAAACAAAACCTATGTTCCACATTTGTCACGTTTGGCAACGGCAGGGATTCCCAATATAGGAATCAATGGTGTTTTAGGAATTGCTTTTAAATTCTAA
- a CDS encoding bifunctional UDP-N-acetylmuramoyl-tripeptide:D-alanyl-D-alanine ligase/alanine racemase — translation MTLSIPKIEKILQAKRLGDSNAIIETISIDSRSLQNNDKTIFFALIGVNNDAHLYIQDLIEKGVRNFVVAYIPENLQGKANFLIVENTLTALQQIASHYRSLFTFPIIGLTGSNGKTIVKEWLNFLLSPDFNIIRSPKSYNSQVGVPLSVLAINEQHNLGIFEAGISTTSEMEKLEKIIHPTIGILTSIGSAHDEGFENLESKIKEKMLLFQHSEVVIYQKNNSVEQSILPETNPFSWSFTDETATVFVSKKEHTHEHTTIEYTYNRTVSTLQIPFVDDASLENVISCLSVLLYLEYDAKTIQNRIELLYPIEMRLKVKNGINNCSLIDDSYSSDFQSLKIALDFLENQKQHQKKTVILSDIFQSGLSNEALYSKVAELIISNKISRFIGIGETISTLKTKLPNAFFYKDTNEFLEQLESLSFENETILVKGARSFQFEEIVSALAEKTHETMLEINLNAISHNFNFFKSKLKPSTKMMAMVKAFGYGSGGFEVAKLLEHHKVDYLGVAFADEGISLKTAGINLPIMVLNPESTSFSAIIQHQLEPEIYSIKGLNAFLKIAEQKKLKDFPIHIKLDTGMHRLGFEANTIDDLITTLKGNQAVKVKSILSHLATSDDLNHKDFVQYQIALFEKLSSQLMNELQITPIRHILNTSGISNFPQAQYDMVRLGIGLYGVSNDPEEQKYLENVGTLKSIISQIRTIQKDESVGYGRRFIAGRESKIATIPIGYADGIARSWGNGVGFVTIKNKKASILGSVCMDMLMVDVTEIDCREGDAVIIFGESPTVTYMAEQLKTIPYEILTSISQRVKRVFYRE, via the coding sequence TTGACTTTATCTATCCCAAAAATCGAAAAAATCCTCCAAGCCAAAAGACTTGGAGACAGTAACGCAATAATTGAAACCATTTCTATCGACAGTCGCTCATTACAAAACAACGATAAAACCATTTTTTTTGCGTTAATCGGAGTTAATAATGATGCGCATTTATACATCCAGGATTTAATTGAAAAAGGTGTTAGGAATTTTGTAGTTGCTTATATTCCCGAAAATCTTCAAGGTAAAGCTAATTTTTTAATTGTAGAAAATACTTTAACAGCTTTACAGCAAATTGCTTCCCATTACCGCAGTCTTTTCACCTTTCCAATTATCGGATTGACTGGAAGCAACGGTAAAACCATCGTAAAAGAATGGCTCAATTTTCTTTTGAGTCCTGATTTTAACATTATCCGAAGTCCAAAAAGTTACAATTCTCAAGTTGGGGTTCCGTTGTCGGTGCTTGCCATCAATGAACAACATAATCTTGGTATTTTCGAAGCTGGAATTTCGACAACTTCTGAAATGGAGAAATTAGAAAAAATCATTCATCCAACCATTGGAATTCTAACCAGTATCGGTTCGGCGCATGATGAAGGATTTGAAAATTTAGAGTCAAAAATTAAAGAAAAAATGTTACTTTTTCAACATTCGGAAGTAGTCATTTATCAAAAAAATAATAGTGTAGAGCAATCTATTCTCCCTGAAACTAACCCTTTTTCTTGGTCTTTTACAGACGAAACAGCCACTGTTTTTGTATCCAAAAAAGAACATACTCACGAACATACAACTATTGAATATACCTATAACCGAACCGTTTCGACTTTGCAAATTCCTTTTGTAGATGATGCTTCATTAGAAAATGTGATTTCATGTCTTTCGGTTTTACTGTATTTGGAATACGATGCCAAAACGATTCAAAACCGAATCGAATTATTGTATCCAATTGAAATGCGTTTGAAAGTAAAAAACGGAATCAATAATTGCAGTCTGATTGATGATAGTTATAGTTCCGATTTTCAGTCATTGAAAATCGCTTTGGATTTCTTAGAAAATCAAAAACAACATCAGAAAAAAACGGTGATTCTATCGGATATTTTTCAAAGTGGATTGTCCAATGAAGCATTATATTCTAAAGTAGCTGAGTTAATTATTTCTAATAAAATCAGTCGTTTTATCGGAATTGGAGAAACGATTTCAACTTTGAAAACAAAGCTTCCTAACGCCTTTTTCTATAAAGATACTAATGAATTTTTAGAGCAACTAGAATCCTTGTCTTTTGAAAATGAAACCATTTTAGTTAAAGGAGCAAGGTCTTTTCAATTTGAAGAAATCGTGTCGGCATTGGCAGAGAAAACACATGAAACGATGTTGGAGATTAATCTCAATGCGATAAGTCATAATTTCAATTTCTTTAAATCAAAACTGAAACCCAGCACGAAAATGATGGCGATGGTAAAAGCATTTGGTTATGGAAGCGGAGGATTTGAAGTTGCAAAATTATTAGAACATCACAAAGTAGATTATTTGGGTGTGGCTTTCGCCGATGAAGGAATATCGCTAAAAACAGCAGGAATCAATTTACCAATTATGGTTTTGAATCCCGAAAGCACCAGCTTTTCGGCTATAATTCAGCATCAGCTTGAACCCGAAATTTATAGTATAAAAGGACTAAATGCCTTTTTGAAAATTGCCGAGCAAAAGAAATTAAAAGACTTTCCGATACATATAAAATTAGATACCGGAATGCATCGATTGGGATTTGAAGCGAACACAATTGATGATTTGATAACTACTTTAAAAGGGAATCAAGCGGTTAAAGTAAAAAGTATTTTGTCTCATTTGGCCACAAGTGATGATTTGAATCACAAAGATTTTGTTCAGTATCAAATTGCCTTATTCGAGAAATTATCTTCGCAATTAATGAACGAATTGCAAATTACCCCTATTCGTCATATTTTGAACACTTCGGGAATTAGTAATTTTCCACAGGCACAATACGATATGGTTCGCTTAGGTATTGGCCTTTATGGAGTTTCCAATGATCCGGAGGAACAAAAATATCTTGAAAATGTAGGTACTTTAAAATCGATTATATCACAAATCAGAACGATTCAAAAAGATGAAAGCGTTGGTTACGGCAGACGATTTATTGCGGGTAGAGAATCAAAAATTGCAACTATTCCTATTGGTTACGCCGATGGTATTGCCCGAAGTTGGGGGAATGGCGTGGGATTTGTAACCATAAAGAATAAAAAAGCCAGCATTCTCGGAAGCGTTTGTATGGATATGCTAATGGTCGATGTTACAGAAATTGATTGCAGAGAAGGCGATGCTGTAATTATTTTTGGCGAAAGCCCAACCGTAACTTATATGGCAGAGCAACTGAAAACGATTCCTTATGAAATCCTTACTAGTATTTCGCAAAGAGTGAAACGCGTTTTTTATAGAGAATAA
- a CDS encoding FAD-binding oxidoreductase — protein sequence MQLSYWELKNWFSQIDYTIIGSGIVGLHTALRLREKYPDSKILILEKGMLPQGASTKNAGFACFGSISEIIDDLKSHTEEEVIQLIQKRWSGLQLLRKRLGDSTIDFKPYGGYELFLKEDESSFSECSNKLPFINSILKPLFKTDVFAKEVDRFGFGGINEYLIFNPFEAQIDTGNMMQALLKEAIAQDILILNQQTLTSYIDNENSVEVALGDFSFTTKKLLFATNGFANKLTEGAVKPARAQVIITEPIPNLDIKGTFHLDKGYYYFRNIGNRILLGGGRNLDFEAENTTEFGQTEIVQKKLEDLLKKVILPNQEVQIEHRWSGIMGIGNSKKPIVEQLSENVYCGVRLGGMGVAIGSIIGTELADLV from the coding sequence ATGCAACTAAGCTATTGGGAATTGAAAAATTGGTTCAGCCAGATAGATTACACTATTATTGGCAGTGGTATTGTTGGGTTACATACAGCGTTGCGCTTGCGCGAAAAATATCCAGATAGTAAAATATTAATTCTTGAAAAAGGTATGTTGCCACAGGGAGCCAGTACTAAAAACGCTGGATTTGCTTGTTTTGGTAGTATTTCTGAGATCATAGATGATTTAAAATCTCATACAGAAGAAGAGGTTATTCAACTCATCCAAAAAAGATGGAGTGGACTCCAATTATTAAGAAAACGCCTTGGTGATTCCACAATAGATTTCAAACCTTACGGAGGTTATGAATTGTTTTTGAAAGAGGATGAAAGCAGTTTTTCAGAGTGTTCCAATAAATTGCCTTTTATTAATTCCATTTTAAAGCCTCTTTTTAAAACTGATGTATTTGCTAAAGAAGTAGACCGTTTTGGTTTTGGAGGTATCAACGAATATTTAATTTTCAATCCTTTTGAAGCTCAAATAGACACTGGAAATATGATGCAGGCCTTATTGAAGGAAGCCATTGCACAAGATATTTTAATTCTGAACCAACAAACGCTTACTTCCTATATAGATAACGAAAACAGTGTTGAAGTTGCTTTGGGAGATTTTAGTTTCACTACCAAAAAATTATTGTTTGCTACTAATGGTTTTGCCAACAAACTAACCGAAGGAGCTGTAAAACCAGCAAGAGCTCAGGTTATTATCACAGAACCCATTCCAAATCTTGACATTAAAGGAACATTTCATTTAGACAAAGGCTATTATTATTTTAGAAACATAGGCAACCGAATATTGCTTGGTGGTGGACGAAACCTAGATTTTGAAGCTGAAAATACAACTGAATTTGGTCAAACAGAAATTGTGCAAAAAAAATTGGAAGACTTATTAAAAAAAGTAATTTTGCCCAACCAAGAAGTTCAAATTGAACACCGCTGGAGCGGAATCATGGGCATTGGTAACAGCAAAAAACCTATTGTGGAGCAACTGTCTGAAAACGTGTATTGTGGCGTTCGTCTTGGCGGTATGGGAGTAGCAATAGGCAGTATAATAGGAACAGAATTAGCAGATTTAGTATAA
- the mtgA gene encoding monofunctional biosynthetic peptidoglycan transglycosylase produces the protein MATKITPKKTTTKKPVKKKSGSFMTKVKWFLLKVLLWFFGLSIASVVLFKFVPVPFTPLMVMRYFENNGANKENHFSHNWEPIEKISMNLQKAVIASEDGTFLTHNGFDFIAMQKAYKSNERGRKIKGGSTISQQTAKNVFLWQGRSYLRKGLEAYFTVLIELIWGKERIMEVYLNSIEMGDGVYGAYAATEHWYRKDASSLTMQQAAGIAAILPNPRRFKATSSSSYINNRKAKIVRIMRQIGKIEY, from the coding sequence ATGGCAACCAAAATAACACCAAAAAAAACAACAACTAAGAAGCCCGTGAAAAAAAAATCGGGAAGTTTTATGACCAAAGTAAAATGGTTTTTATTAAAAGTGTTGTTGTGGTTTTTTGGACTTTCAATAGCCTCTGTAGTCCTTTTTAAATTTGTACCCGTTCCATTCACACCTTTAATGGTAATGCGTTATTTTGAAAACAACGGAGCGAATAAGGAAAATCATTTTAGTCACAATTGGGAACCAATCGAAAAAATTTCTATGAATTTACAAAAAGCCGTAATCGCTAGTGAAGACGGAACTTTTTTAACTCATAATGGTTTTGATTTTATCGCCATGCAAAAAGCCTATAAAAGCAATGAAAGAGGGCGAAAAATAAAAGGAGGAAGTACTATTTCACAACAAACGGCCAAAAATGTTTTTCTTTGGCAAGGACGTAGTTACCTTCGTAAAGGTCTCGAAGCTTATTTTACTGTTTTAATAGAGCTCATTTGGGGCAAAGAACGCATCATGGAGGTCTATCTCAATAGTATCGAAATGGGCGATGGTGTTTACGGAGCTTATGCCGCAACAGAACATTGGTATCGTAAAGATGCATCTAGTTTAACGATGCAACAAGCGGCTGGAATCGCAGCTATTTTACCAAATCCAAGAAGATTTAAAGCAACTAGTTCCTCATCCTACATCAACAATAGAAAAGCAAAAATTGTTCGAATTATGAGGCAAATTGGAAAAATTGAATATTAA